The Bacteroidia bacterium genomic interval ATTAATTATTGGAGGTAACATATGCCCATCGCTAAGAATACCAAAATAAGCAGTGATTTCAAGCGTATCACCGTGAGTCTCGCTTCGCCGGAGGCTATCCTTAACCGCTCCAATGGTGAGGTCTTAAAACCTGAGACCATCAACTATAGGACTTATAAGCCGGAAAAGGATGGATTGTTCTGCGAACGTATATTCGGTCCTGTAAAGGACTATGAATGTCACTGTGGTAAGTATAAGCGTATTCGATATAAAGGCATCATTTGTGATCGTTGTGGTGTAGAGGTAACTGAGAAGAAGGTGCGACGTGAAAGAATGGGCCATATCCAATTGGTGGTACCGGTAGCTCATATCTGGTACTTCCGTACACTTCCTTCCAAGATTGGCTACTTGCTCGGTCTTACAGGGAAGAAACTTGACCAGATTATTTATTACGAACGCTATGTCGTTATAAATCCTGGTATCATGGAGAAAGAAGGCATTGCAAGGATGGACTTCCTTACCGAGGAAGAATACCTGAATATGCTGGAAACAGTTCCCAAAGAAAACCAGATGCTTCCAGATGATGATCCGGAAAAATTCCTGGCTAAAATGGGAGCAGAAGCCCTTGAGGCAATTCTTTCTACCATTGATCTGGATGATCTTTCTTATACTCTTCGTCAGAAAGCAGCTACTGAAACTTCTCAGCAAAGAAAGAATGACGCACTTAAGCGTCTGAAAATTGTTGAGGCCTTCCGTGCAGCTAACCGTCGTATAGAGAACCGCCCTGAGTGGATGGTTGTCAGAATTGTACCCGTCATTCCTCCCGAATTGAGACCCCTAGTCCCGCTGGAAGGTGGACGTTTCGCAACTTCTGACTTGAATGATCTTTACCGTAGGGTAATCATTCGTAATAATAGACTTAAGCGTCTGATTGAGATCAAAGCACCAGAAGTAATCCTTCGTAATGAGAAAAGGATGCTTCAGGAAGCAGTTGACTCTCTCTTCGACAATACCAGAAAAGTTAATGCAGTTCGCTCTGACTCCAACAGAGCCCTCAAATCTTTGAGTGATATGCTCAAAGGTAAGCAGGGTCGTTTCCGTCAGAACCTGCTTGGAAAACGTGTAGATTACTCCGGTCGTTCTGTGATCGTAGTAGGACCTACGCTGAAGCTTCACGAATGTGGACTTCCCAAGTCTATGGCTGCTGAGCTTTTCAAACCATTCGTTATCAGAAAGCTGATCGAAAGGGGAATTGTTAAGACAGTAAAAAGTGCGAAGAAACTCGTAGATCGTCGTGATCCGGTGATCTGGGATATTCTGGAAAATATTCTGAAAGGACACCCGGTTCTGCTAAACCGTGCTCCAACCCTTCACCGTTTGGGTATTCAGGCATTTATGCCTCGCCTGGTGGAAGGAAAAGCGATCAACCTGCACCCCTTGGTATGTACAGGTTTCAACGCTGACTTTGACGGAGACCAGATGGCGGTTCACGTTCCTTTGAGCAATGAAGCTTGTCTGGAAGCTATCGTTTTGATGCTTGCCAGTCATAACATTCTTCACCCTGCAAACGGTTCTCCGATTACCCTGCCTACTCAGGATATGGTATTGGGAGTATACTACCTCACCAAAGGTAGACCCAAGCAAAAAGGAGAAGGACTCCTCTTCGGTGGTTCTGAAGAAGTTGAAATCGCTTACAATGAAGGAGTTGTTGCAAAACACGCCATCATTAAAGTACGATTGAGAAAGCAGGATGAGAATGGTGAATATATCCTGAATGAAAATGGTGAGGAAGAAACTGAATATATCGAAACCACAGTTGGAAGAGTCTTGTTTAACAAGATTGTACCGAAAAAAGCGGGTTACGTAAATATTCTGCTTTCCAAGAAAACCATGCGTACCGTTATCGGTGATATCTTCCGTAAGGCAGGATTGGTTGATACGGTTAAATTCCTGGATGATCTCAAAGACCTCGGGTTTAGAGAAGCATTTACAGGAGGACTTTCATTCGCCTTGGATGAGGTGATTATTCCAAAGGCAAAGGATTCTTTGATCAAAGAGGCAGAAGCCAAGATCGAAGAAGTTGCGATGAACTATGGAATGGGTCTCATCACGGAAAACGAACGTTACAACCAGGTAATTGATATCTGGACACATACCAATACTTCTCTTACGGAGACGCTAATGAAGCAGCTTGCTACCGATAAGGATGGATTCAATAACATCTACATGATGTTCCATTCTGGTGCAAGGGGTTCCAAAGAGCAGATTCGTCAGCTTGGAGGTATGAGGGGATTGATGGCCAAACCGCAAAAAACCCTCAAGGGATCTGCCGGTGAGATCATTGAAAACCCGATTCTGGCAAACTTTAAAGAAGGACTCTCAGTACTTGAGTACTTTATCTCTACCCACGGTGCACGTAAAGGTCTTGCAGATACCGCCCTTAAAACAGCGGATGCAGGTTACCTGACTCGTCGTCTTGTGGACGTAGCACAGGATGTGATCATTACAGAGCACGATTGTGGTACACTGAGAGGATTGACTACTTCTGCCTTGAAAGAGAACGAGGACGTGATTCAGCCTTTGGGTGAGCGTATCCTCGGTCGTGTTTCTCTGGACGATGTGTTTGATCCACTTGATCCTGAGAGAAAGATTGTGGAAGCAGGCGAAGAAATAACTGAAGCTATTGCCGCAGAGATTGAAGATTCTACCATTGAAAGTGTAGAGATTCGCTCTGTATTGACGTGTGAATCTCGTCAGGGAGTATGTGCAAAATGCTACGGACGTAACCTCGCTACTGGAAAACTGGTGCAAACCGGAGAAGCAGTAGGAGTAGTAGCTGCTCAGTCTATTGGTGAGCCAGGAACTCAGCTTACGCTGCGTACCTTCCACGTGGGTGGTATCGCTCAGCGTGTTGCCTCTGGTAGCCAGTTGATCTCTAAATTCGAAGGAAAGATCGCGCTCGAAAATGTGAAAGTTGTTGAGCGTGAAGAGGATGGAGACACCATCAAAGTTGTTATCAGTAGAGCTGGTAAACTGAAGATTCTTGATGACCAATCTCGTATACTCTTCTCGAATAAAGTTCCTTACGGATCCAGAGTCTATGTAAAAGACAAGCAAAAGATCAAGAAAGGTGTTCTCATGTGTAACTGGGATCCCTATAACTCCGTGATCATCTCCGAGTTCAACGGTAAAGTTGAAATGGAAGATGTGAAAGATGGGGTAACCTTCCTGGAGGACACTGATGATCAAACTGGACACAAAGAGAAAGTTATCATAGATAGCCGTGATAAGACCATCAACCCAACCATCCACGTTGTAAACGAGGCGGGTGAAGAACTTCGTTCATACAACCTGCCTGTAGGTGCTCACCTGGTGGTAGATGATATGGAGAAAGTTACTGCGGGTAAGGTAATGGTTAAGATTCCTCGCTCTGGTGGGGGAACAGCGGATATTACGGGTGGTCTTCCTCGTGTTACCGAGCTTTTCGAAGCCCGTAACCCTTCTAACCCTGCAGTAGTAACAGCTATTGAAGGTATCGTTAGACTGGGAGGTATCAAACGTGGTAACAGAGAGGTATTCATCACAGCTCCCGATGAGTCTGATGAGAAGAAATACATGGTTTCTCTGAAGAAACACATTCTCGTTCACGATGGAGACTATGTGATGTCAGGAGAATTATTATCTGATGGTGCAACCGCTCCTAAGGATATCCTGGCAATCAAAGGTCCTAGTGCCGTACAGGCTTATATCGTAAATGAGATTCAGGAGGTTTACCGTATGCAGGGGGTACCGATTAACGATAAACATATCGAGGTAATCGTACGTCAGATGATGCAGAAAGTAGAAATCGTGGATGCGGGTGATACTATCTTCCTTGAAAAAGAAGTAGTAAACAGACTGGACTTCCAGGAAGAAAATGACTGGATCTTCGATAAATTGGTTGTTGATGACCCCGGTGAATCAAACGTACTGAAAACAGGGCAGATCATTTCTCAGCGTAAGCTGCGTGATGAGAACTCTTACCTCCGCAGAAATGACATGAAACTTGCCGTGGCTCGCGAAGTAAGACCTGCAGTATGTAAGCCAGTGTTGATGGGTATTACCCGTTCTTCACTCGGAACTAAGAGCTGGTTGTCAGCTGCTTCCTTCCAGGAAACTACCAAAGTACTCAGTGAAGCTTCGATCACAGCGAAAATCGACCATTTGCTTGGTTTGAAAGAAAACGTGATCGTTGGACACCTTGTACCAGCAGGTACTGGTCTTCGCAAGTACCAGGACATTATTGTAGGTTCCAAAGAAGAACACGAAGCCCGGATGGAGCGGAACTCAGGTCCTCGCTACCGTGCCTACGCAGACTAATACTTGATTTAGTATACAAAAGAAAGGGACTTCGGTCCCTTTCTTTGTTTTATCAGCTATCTATTTCGTTAATTGCATTTCTTAAATCAGCACTATGACGGCAGATAAAGTACAAATTCTGGATGAAGCCGCTATCCTTGCGAGATTGAAGCGGATGGCTTATGAGATATATGAAGCTAATTTTAGTGCGAAAAAGCTGGTTCTCATAGGGATTGATGAAAGAGGCGGATACCTTGCCGATCTATTAGAGGGATTTCTGAAGGAGATTTGTCCTCATAAAATCGAACTCATCGATGCCGAATTAGATCGGGAAGCCGAAGAAGGCATTGGAATCACATTATCCGGAGATCTCGATAAACTCGCCAATCAGCATATCATTGTTGTAGATGATGTCCTGTATAGTGGCACGACCATGCTCAATGTCGTAGCTATTCTGTTGCAGGTCAAACCCCAGAGTATTCAAACTGCTGTATTGATTGATAGAGGCCACCGGGCGATGCCAGTATCTTCCGATTTCATTGGGCTGGAACTGGCTACCACCATTCAGCAGCATGTGTACTTTGAAAAAGGAAAAGGTAAAAAGAAAATGAATGCCTTTATCATGTAATTATCTACAGAAATTTGGGATATTCTTCACCAAATAAGCCGTAAATTTATCCTCTGTTTAAACAAAAATTCAGCAAATATATGTCTCACATTCCTAATACACCTCTAACTAAAACTGTGGATCCTATATTCGACATCATTGCAAGAGAAGAAAAGCGCCAAAAAGAAGG includes:
- the rpoC gene encoding DNA-directed RNA polymerase subunit beta', which codes for MPIAKNTKISSDFKRITVSLASPEAILNRSNGEVLKPETINYRTYKPEKDGLFCERIFGPVKDYECHCGKYKRIRYKGIICDRCGVEVTEKKVRRERMGHIQLVVPVAHIWYFRTLPSKIGYLLGLTGKKLDQIIYYERYVVINPGIMEKEGIARMDFLTEEEYLNMLETVPKENQMLPDDDPEKFLAKMGAEALEAILSTIDLDDLSYTLRQKAATETSQQRKNDALKRLKIVEAFRAANRRIENRPEWMVVRIVPVIPPELRPLVPLEGGRFATSDLNDLYRRVIIRNNRLKRLIEIKAPEVILRNEKRMLQEAVDSLFDNTRKVNAVRSDSNRALKSLSDMLKGKQGRFRQNLLGKRVDYSGRSVIVVGPTLKLHECGLPKSMAAELFKPFVIRKLIERGIVKTVKSAKKLVDRRDPVIWDILENILKGHPVLLNRAPTLHRLGIQAFMPRLVEGKAINLHPLVCTGFNADFDGDQMAVHVPLSNEACLEAIVLMLASHNILHPANGSPITLPTQDMVLGVYYLTKGRPKQKGEGLLFGGSEEVEIAYNEGVVAKHAIIKVRLRKQDENGEYILNENGEEETEYIETTVGRVLFNKIVPKKAGYVNILLSKKTMRTVIGDIFRKAGLVDTVKFLDDLKDLGFREAFTGGLSFALDEVIIPKAKDSLIKEAEAKIEEVAMNYGMGLITENERYNQVIDIWTHTNTSLTETLMKQLATDKDGFNNIYMMFHSGARGSKEQIRQLGGMRGLMAKPQKTLKGSAGEIIENPILANFKEGLSVLEYFISTHGARKGLADTALKTADAGYLTRRLVDVAQDVIITEHDCGTLRGLTTSALKENEDVIQPLGERILGRVSLDDVFDPLDPERKIVEAGEEITEAIAAEIEDSTIESVEIRSVLTCESRQGVCAKCYGRNLATGKLVQTGEAVGVVAAQSIGEPGTQLTLRTFHVGGIAQRVASGSQLISKFEGKIALENVKVVEREEDGDTIKVVISRAGKLKILDDQSRILFSNKVPYGSRVYVKDKQKIKKGVLMCNWDPYNSVIISEFNGKVEMEDVKDGVTFLEDTDDQTGHKEKVIIDSRDKTINPTIHVVNEAGEELRSYNLPVGAHLVVDDMEKVTAGKVMVKIPRSGGGTADITGGLPRVTELFEARNPSNPAVVTAIEGIVRLGGIKRGNREVFITAPDESDEKKYMVSLKKHILVHDGDYVMSGELLSDGATAPKDILAIKGPSAVQAYIVNEIQEVYRMQGVPINDKHIEVIVRQMMQKVEIVDAGDTIFLEKEVVNRLDFQEENDWIFDKLVVDDPGESNVLKTGQIISQRKLRDENSYLRRNDMKLAVAREVRPAVCKPVLMGITRSSLGTKSWLSAASFQETTKVLSEASITAKIDHLLGLKENVIVGHLVPAGTGLRKYQDIIVGSKEEHEARMERNSGPRYRAYAD
- a CDS encoding phosphoribosyltransferase family protein; translation: MTADKVQILDEAAILARLKRMAYEIYEANFSAKKLVLIGIDERGGYLADLLEGFLKEICPHKIELIDAELDREAEEGIGITLSGDLDKLANQHIIVVDDVLYSGTTMLNVVAILLQVKPQSIQTAVLIDRGHRAMPVSSDFIGLELATTIQQHVYFEKGKGKKKMNAFIM